Within the Nitratireductor basaltis genome, the region GTTTCGGCGAGTGGAATGCTAGCCTACGGCAATGGGCGTTCCTATGGCGACAGCTGCCAGAACAGCTCCAATTCGGTCGTCCTGATGCAGGAGGCGACGGCTCAGATCAGTTTCAATCCGGAGAGCGGATGGCTGACGGCGTCTTCCAGCGCGATGCTGTCGCAGATCATCGCGCATGCAGCGCCTTATGGCTGGTTCCCGGCCGTGGTGCCAGGCACGCAACATGTCACGTTGGGTGGTGCGATTGCCAATGATGTGCATGGCAAGAACCATCACCGCCGCGGCACATTCGGTTGCCATGTGGAGCGTTTCAGTCTGCTGCGCTCTGACGGAGTCGTTCGCGAATGCAGCCGGGACGAGAATACGGAGCTTTTCGAGGCGACTATCGGCGGAATGGGGCTTACCGGACTTATCCTGGATGCAACGATCCGGTTGATGCCCGTCGGGCATGCAGATGTGGAAGAAAGCGCAATACCGTTCGACAATCTGGAGGAGTATTTTGCGCTGGCAGTCGATGCGGATGCGCGAAACGAATATGCCGTGGCGTGGATCGATCAACTCGCCGGCGGCCAGTCGGTTGGAAGAGGTGTTCTCCTCGCGGCCAATCATGCCGCGGATGGCGGTGCGTTCAAGGCGGCGAAAAAGCCGAGTCTTTCCGTGCCTTTGCAGCCGCCTTTCAATGTTCTGAATCAATATTCGATAAGCCTGTTCAACAAGGCGTACAGGTTGAGCAAGCTGCGCAAGACAGGGCTCCGCCGCAGCACTTACAACAGCTACTTTTTCCCGCTTGATGGAGTGCGCAACTGGAACCGTCTGTATGGTCCACGCGGCCTCTATCAGCACCAAAGCGTCGTTCCCGAGGCGGCCGGTCCTGAAGTCATAGCCGCGCTTTTGAAAGCGGCTCAGGATGCCGGTCAGGCGTCTTTCCTGACGGTCCTCAAACGGTTCGGAACCGCGCGCTCGCCGGGCCTGCTGTCTTTTCCGAGTGCCGGCTACACGCTGACGCTAGATTTTCCGGCCCGAGGTGAGGACACACTCAACCTTCTTGAGAGGCTGGATGCCATCACGGTCGAGGCCGGAGGTGCGGTCAATCCCTACAAGGACGCCCGCATGAATGCCGAGGTCTTCGCGGCAGGCTTCCCGCAATGGCGCCGTCTGGAAGCATGGCGCGATCCTGCCTTCATGTCCGATTTCTGGCGACGTACCGCGATGGTTCTGGACGCTCGCGAGCGGATGCAGGAGGTCGCGGAATGACGGGGGCATCCTTTCCAATCGATGAATGCGAGCGGTCGAAATCTAACAATGTGCTGCACGCGATATTTGCATCCATCACTTATGACTTCGCGCAGGACCTACGGGGCGAAACACAATGAAATTCCTACCATTCATACTATTCACGGTGCTGACCAACGCGGCGGCCCAGCTCATGCTGAAATACGGCATGATGACCATGGGGCCCATCAGCTTTGCGGGCGTCAATCCGATACTGAAGATCCTCCAGATCGTGTTCAGTCCGTGGATTTTTGCCGGCCTGTCGGTCTTCGTGATCTCGATGGCGTCGCATCTCTACGTGTTGTCCAAGGTGGAGCTTTCCTTCGCCTATCCATTTCTGAGCCTTGCTTATGTGGCGGTGGCGGTCTTCGCCTATTTCGTCTTCCGCGAGGATCTCAACGCATATCGCATTGCGGGTATCGCGCTCATCTGCGTGGGCACCGTGCTCATCGCGCAGAGCGGCCGTGATGCACCTGAAAAAACGGCTGAAGCAGCCTACAAGTCGGAAAGGTCGGTGATCCAATGAGACATATCATTTTTGGTGGAGACGGGTTTGTCGGGCGTCATCTCGCGCCCAAGCTGGTTGCCGATGGCCATGAGGTCATCGTCGCGGATATCGTGAAGAGCGATCTGTCTCATTATCGTCAGGTGCAGTTCGTGCACTGCGACGTGACCGATCCGACCGCTGTCGAGGCGCTCGGCATGAAGGCTGACGACATGGTCTACAACCTGTCGGCCAAGATGCTGTCGCCGATCCAGGTGCGCGCAAAGCGTCACGACTTCTTCTATCCGGTGAACTACCACGGCACGGTCAACATCATCGAGGCGATGGACCGTGCGGGGGCGAAGAATCTCGTGCATTTCACCACCGACATGATCTATGGCCACACTGTCACCTATCCGATGACCGAGGATCATCCGGTCGCGCCGCTGGGTGAATATGGGCAGTCGAAGCTTGATACCGAGATCCTTGCAGCCGAGTGGCGCAAGCGTGGCATGAACATCTCGCTGTTCCGCCCGCGCCTCATCATCGGCCCTGGACGTCTCGGCATCCTGGAAAAGCTTTTCAAGCTCGTAGACATGAATCTGCCGGTACCGATGATCGGCTCGGGCAAGAACCCCTATCAGTTCATCTCGGTCTTCGACTGCGCGGAAGCCGCACGCCTTGCCTACAAGGCGGGGGTTCCGAACGAAGCCTATAATCTCGGTTCCATCAATCCACCGCCGGTGCGCAAGTTGCTCGGTGATCTGATCAAGCATGCGGGTTCGAAATCCTTCACGGTGCCCACGCCGGGTTGGGCGGTCAAGCGCACGCTCGACCTGCTCGACTGGATGAACATGCCGCTGATGGACCCTGAACAGTATCTGATTGCCGACGAGATGTGTGTTCTCGACGTCTCAAAGGGTGAGCGGGATCTGGGCTGGGTGCCTCAGTACAATGACGGCGACATGCTGATTGCCGCCTATGACGAGTATCGAGCGAAAAAAGCTGGCCAGACGGTCAGTGCCGAACACGTGCCGGCCGAGTAGGAGAGGGCAGATGACAGTCATGACCAAAACCAGCGAAATCGAAGCCAAACCCGTGGTTCAGGCGCCGGAACTTGCGCCTTCAGCAATCGCCAAGCCGCCGCTTCTATCCGTTGAGGACGCCAAGGAACTCAATGTCGAGCGGATGACGGACCTGTTCAAGGCCCATCTCAACCCCGGCCAATACCACTTCATGAAGCTTCTGGGTTTCCACAAGATAAAGGTCGAGTGTGCCGAGGGCATGTACTACATCGACCAGAACGGCCGGAAGATCCTCGACTTTTTCGGGG harbors:
- a CDS encoding FAD-binding oxidoreductase, coding for MAREFASFGRTVTPTRKGLHPREARAMLEQGRVSASGMLAYGNGRSYGDSCQNSSNSVVLMQEATAQISFNPESGWLTASSSAMLSQIIAHAAPYGWFPAVVPGTQHVTLGGAIANDVHGKNHHRRGTFGCHVERFSLLRSDGVVRECSRDENTELFEATIGGMGLTGLILDATIRLMPVGHADVEESAIPFDNLEEYFALAVDADARNEYAVAWIDQLAGGQSVGRGVLLAANHAADGGAFKAAKKPSLSVPLQPPFNVLNQYSISLFNKAYRLSKLRKTGLRRSTYNSYFFPLDGVRNWNRLYGPRGLYQHQSVVPEAAGPEVIAALLKAAQDAGQASFLTVLKRFGTARSPGLLSFPSAGYTLTLDFPARGEDTLNLLERLDAITVEAGGAVNPYKDARMNAEVFAAGFPQWRRLEAWRDPAFMSDFWRRTAMVLDARERMQEVAE
- a CDS encoding transporter — encoded protein: MKFLPFILFTVLTNAAAQLMLKYGMMTMGPISFAGVNPILKILQIVFSPWIFAGLSVFVISMASHLYVLSKVELSFAYPFLSLAYVAVAVFAYFVFREDLNAYRIAGIALICVGTVLIAQSGRDAPEKTAEAAYKSERSVIQ
- a CDS encoding NAD-dependent epimerase/dehydratase family protein, whose translation is MRHIIFGGDGFVGRHLAPKLVADGHEVIVADIVKSDLSHYRQVQFVHCDVTDPTAVEALGMKADDMVYNLSAKMLSPIQVRAKRHDFFYPVNYHGTVNIIEAMDRAGAKNLVHFTTDMIYGHTVTYPMTEDHPVAPLGEYGQSKLDTEILAAEWRKRGMNISLFRPRLIIGPGRLGILEKLFKLVDMNLPVPMIGSGKNPYQFISVFDCAEAARLAYKAGVPNEAYNLGSINPPPVRKLLGDLIKHAGSKSFTVPTPGWAVKRTLDLLDWMNMPLMDPEQYLIADEMCVLDVSKGERDLGWVPQYNDGDMLIAAYDEYRAKKAGQTVSAEHVPAE